One genomic window of Tenacibaculum tangerinum includes the following:
- a CDS encoding Eco57I restriction-modification methylase domain-containing protein, which translates to MESTLYQIFKKSYNRDSFEKNVLTPIFNKSVKDYIIYNKEGEQEVALTDTEKRTAKKVVKYGEFKTHDNRKIELYEVTVEDFGQVKIARVGLGALVKKLIIGNNAVFATFKYEDVIDKHWRFSFIAYDSFFEDGQVQTKETNPKRYTYVFGDTEETYRTAIDRFQELDSKFQIKVKDIQEAFAVEAMSKEFFDEYRETHYAKFVKYLTGEEFQKKGGKYELVKAHKPPKFLKEVFNENKDFVNDNELTIAKKYARDFCKKLLGQIVFLYFLQKKGWMASPTGDYEKADGDKNFLENYFIESGSSNNFYKDWLSKLFYETLNKPRKNDDFEMPKGEIVKIPYLNGGLFEKDYENLNLLEFPNEYFSKLFEFFNRFNFTIYENSPEEHTIAVDPEMLGHIFENLLEDNKDKGAFYTPKEIVQYMTQESLIEYLVTHLGDNVKDGISLFVKQKNKEGLRDTQLKEIDNLLDKVKICDPAIGSGAFPMGLLHEIFTLKERIAFDLGFKVWSPATVKENIIQNSIYGVDIEKGAVDIAQLRFWLSLIVDEEKPKPLPNLVYKIVVGDSLVSKFGDEIIEIDWEVEEGTQSNLFGNPHQERIQDLLKQISEKQKEYFKANNKTKPRLAKEIRLLKLNILSEQLELMISSNPFHKQDGKKLTKAQNERINEIKSWKKTLEEVDTLKNNEEPFNHFDWRLDFPEILNPIVNENTGFDIVIGNPPYGVSIKGNYRESVLKSLGKVPDFEIYYYFTEKAHELVKDNGVLSYIIPNTYLFNTFAASYRIELFNKWELTEILDCTKFNIFQTATVKNTINTWKKGSSQFVGYRKTKDQENFSELIQKQRTSLSINDLIEMNQNWGLAFMLDSKIIDIVSTINEGKNELQEFYEISQGYIPYRRSDLIKVYGKEEGNQIVNERLWHSDYQVNSDYLPEIFGRELDKYGNINKSKISYIKYGKHLAGYIDLKFFNQKRILVREITNPRIIATLITETFVNDPQLISIIEKEDLFTLEFLWAILNSKLATFYHFNYSPKATKGAFPKILVKDIREFPLVYPNGNRLLETLVAIVFQTNKRLSLSINKEVKNEIIAKHFEEIIDGCVFELYFKEHMESNDIAITQLVEKEINNVFGDSTFDSLDDDKKGKLIWELYEVLTHPDHPVRNKILKFPIVSPNILKPILQS; encoded by the coding sequence ATGGAAAGCACACTATATCAAATATTCAAAAAAAGTTATAATAGAGATTCATTTGAGAAAAATGTACTAACGCCTATTTTCAACAAATCTGTAAAAGATTATATAATTTATAACAAAGAAGGTGAACAAGAAGTAGCATTAACCGATACCGAAAAACGTACAGCTAAAAAAGTGGTAAAGTATGGTGAGTTCAAAACGCACGACAACCGCAAAATAGAATTGTATGAGGTAACCGTTGAAGACTTCGGACAAGTTAAAATTGCTCGTGTAGGTTTAGGCGCATTAGTAAAAAAACTAATTATTGGTAACAACGCAGTATTTGCAACTTTTAAATATGAAGATGTTATAGACAAACATTGGCGTTTCTCTTTTATAGCGTATGATAGTTTTTTTGAAGATGGTCAAGTACAAACCAAAGAAACCAATCCAAAACGTTATACTTATGTGTTTGGTGATACAGAGGAAACCTACCGTACAGCAATAGACCGATTTCAAGAGTTAGATAGCAAGTTTCAAATAAAAGTTAAAGACATACAAGAGGCATTTGCTGTTGAGGCAATGTCTAAAGAGTTTTTTGATGAGTATCGAGAAACCCACTATGCGAAGTTCGTTAAGTATCTTACTGGAGAAGAATTTCAGAAAAAAGGTGGCAAATATGAGTTAGTTAAAGCACATAAACCACCGAAATTTTTGAAGGAAGTTTTTAATGAGAATAAAGACTTTGTAAATGATAATGAATTAACGATTGCAAAGAAATATGCGAGAGATTTTTGTAAGAAACTTTTAGGACAAATTGTATTTCTTTATTTTTTGCAGAAGAAAGGTTGGATGGCATCACCAACTGGTGATTATGAAAAAGCTGATGGTGATAAAAACTTTTTAGAAAATTACTTCATTGAATCTGGTAGTAGCAATAATTTTTACAAAGATTGGCTTTCGAAGTTGTTTTATGAAACTTTGAACAAACCTCGTAAAAATGATGACTTTGAAATGCCAAAAGGGGAAATAGTTAAAATACCATATTTGAATGGTGGTCTATTTGAAAAAGATTATGAGAATTTAAACCTGTTAGAATTTCCAAATGAATACTTTTCAAAACTATTTGAGTTTTTTAATCGCTTTAATTTCACGATTTACGAAAACAGCCCAGAGGAGCATACTATAGCGGTTGACCCTGAAATGTTAGGTCATATTTTTGAAAACCTACTGGAAGATAATAAAGACAAAGGTGCTTTCTATACGCCAAAGGAAATTGTGCAGTATATGACTCAAGAATCCTTAATTGAGTATTTAGTAACACATTTAGGAGATAACGTTAAAGACGGAATCAGTCTATTTGTAAAGCAAAAAAATAAAGAAGGATTAAGAGACACTCAACTTAAAGAAATAGACAATCTTTTAGATAAAGTAAAAATATGCGACCCTGCTATTGGCTCTGGAGCATTCCCAATGGGGTTACTTCACGAAATATTTACTTTAAAAGAGCGTATTGCTTTCGATTTAGGCTTTAAAGTATGGAGTCCAGCTACAGTAAAAGAAAATATCATACAAAATTCTATTTATGGAGTAGACATAGAAAAAGGTGCTGTAGATATTGCGCAATTACGCTTTTGGTTAAGCCTAATTGTAGATGAAGAAAAACCGAAACCATTACCTAATCTGGTTTATAAAATAGTTGTAGGTGATTCATTAGTAAGTAAGTTTGGTGATGAAATTATAGAAATTGATTGGGAAGTTGAAGAAGGAACACAAAGTAATTTATTTGGAAACCCTCATCAAGAAAGAATACAAGACTTATTGAAACAAATTTCCGAAAAACAAAAGGAATACTTCAAGGCTAACAATAAAACTAAACCAAGGTTAGCTAAAGAAATTCGCTTACTCAAACTAAATATTTTAAGTGAGCAGTTAGAGTTAATGATTAGCTCAAATCCATTTCATAAACAAGACGGTAAAAAGCTAACAAAAGCGCAAAATGAGAGAATTAATGAAATCAAAAGTTGGAAAAAAACTTTAGAGGAAGTTGATACATTAAAAAATAATGAAGAACCTTTTAATCATTTTGATTGGCGATTAGATTTTCCTGAAATATTGAATCCTATAGTTAATGAAAACACTGGTTTTGATATTGTAATAGGTAATCCACCTTACGGTGTATCAATCAAAGGCAACTATAGAGAATCTGTCTTAAAGTCATTGGGTAAAGTACCAGACTTTGAAATTTACTATTATTTTACGGAAAAAGCGCACGAATTAGTAAAAGATAACGGTGTTTTGTCGTATATAATACCTAACACTTATTTATTTAATACGTTCGCTGCTTCTTATAGAATAGAACTCTTTAATAAATGGGAATTGACTGAAATTTTAGACTGTACGAAATTTAATATTTTTCAAACAGCTACTGTAAAAAATACAATTAATACGTGGAAAAAAGGCTCAAGTCAATTTGTAGGTTATAGAAAAACTAAAGACCAAGAAAATTTTTCCGAATTAATTCAAAAACAAAGAACTTCTCTATCAATTAATGATTTAATAGAGATGAATCAAAACTGGGGTTTAGCATTTATGCTTGATTCAAAAATCATTGATATTGTTTCTACTATAAATGAAGGCAAAAATGAACTTCAAGAATTTTATGAAATTTCTCAAGGTTATATTCCATATAGAAGAAGTGATTTAATAAAAGTTTATGGGAAAGAGGAAGGTAATCAGATTGTAAATGAAAGATTATGGCATTCAGATTATCAAGTAAATTCTGATTATTTGCCTGAAATATTTGGAAGGGAATTAGATAAATATGGAAATATCAATAAATCCAAAATATCTTATATTAAATATGGTAAGCATTTAGCAGGTTATATTGATTTAAAATTCTTTAATCAAAAAAGAATACTTGTTAGGGAAATAACCAATCCAAGAATAATAGCAACACTTATAACTGAAACATTTGTTAATGACCCCCAATTAATTTCAATAATTGAAAAAGAGGATTTGTTTACTTTAGAGTTTTTATGGGCAATCTTAAATTCAAAATTAGCCACATTCTATCATTTCAATTATTCACCCAAAGCTACGAAAGGGGCATTCCCAAAAATTTTAGTAAAAGATATTCGTGAATTTCCATTGGTTTATCCAAATGGAAATAGATTGTTGGAGACATTGGTCGCAATAGTATTCCAAACAAACAAAAGACTTTCTTTATCAATAAATAAAGAAGTTAAAAATGAAATTATAGCAAAGCATTTTGAAGAGATTATAGACGGCTGTGTTTTTGAACTCTACTTCAAAGAACATATGGAATCTAACGATATTGCGATTACACAATTAGTTGAGAAAGAAATTAATAATGTTTTTGGTGATAGTACTTTTGATAGTTTAGATGATGATAAAAAAGGGAAACTCATTTGGGAGCTATACGAAGTTTTAACACATCCAGACCATCCTGTTAGAAATAAAATACTAAAATTCCCTATTGTTAGCCCTAATATTCTTAAACCTATTTTACAAAGTTAG
- a CDS encoding helix-turn-helix domain-containing protein: MENPFEIINERLKNIENLLENIYSNIGRSETNIITSKIMDIEQLSDYLGLSKSHIYKLTSSHNIPHSKRGKRLYFDKETINTWVLEHKIWTQDDIKKQAADYLIKKGKHF, translated from the coding sequence ATGGAAAACCCTTTTGAAATTATTAACGAGAGATTAAAAAACATTGAAAATTTACTTGAAAACATCTATTCTAATATTGGAAGAAGTGAAACTAATATTATCACTTCTAAAATTATGGATATTGAACAATTATCTGATTATTTAGGTTTATCGAAATCACATATTTACAAATTAACGAGTTCTCATAATATTCCTCATTCCAAAAGAGGTAAAAGACTTTATTTTGATAAAGAAACTATTAATACTTGGGTGTTAGAGCATAAAATTTGGACACAAGATGACATTAAAAAACAAGCTGCTGATTATTTGATTAAAAAAGGGAAACACTTTTAG
- a CDS encoding IS3 family transposase, which produces MIKMVGIVESSYYRVPSGGKKGNKPSRKTFHNTKGFVSQDVLVTSIKEILQHEFIDCGYRLMTSYLNRDGYTINHKKLYRIMKEEGLLKLCNRIDRSGSGRKFVKFRKVQTNRPLECLEMDIKMVWIPSEGKNAYLLSVIDVHTRRILKDYFSFTIKQNNVIALLSELFEDYEYPNNVVIRSDNGSQFIAKKVREYLGLIGVQQEFTHIATPEENAHIEAYHGILKKEVFKRFDYQYFGEIEQILKRYLKFYNNRRLHGLLGRITPMEKWNADEHLITMKKLTA; this is translated from the coding sequence ATTATAAAAATGGTGGGTATTGTTGAGAGTAGTTATTATAGAGTTCCTAGCGGTGGCAAAAAAGGAAATAAGCCATCTAGAAAAACCTTTCACAATACAAAAGGTTTTGTGTCACAAGATGTCCTAGTAACTTCTATAAAGGAGATCTTACAGCACGAGTTTATAGATTGTGGATATCGATTAATGACTAGCTATTTGAATAGAGATGGTTACACTATCAACCATAAAAAGCTATACAGAATTATGAAAGAAGAAGGATTGTTAAAGCTTTGCAACAGAATAGATAGAAGTGGTTCTGGACGTAAATTTGTAAAATTCAGAAAGGTTCAAACCAATAGACCATTAGAATGCTTAGAAATGGATATAAAGATGGTTTGGATACCTAGTGAAGGCAAAAACGCTTACTTACTCTCTGTAATTGACGTTCACACACGCAGAATATTAAAGGATTATTTTTCATTTACTATTAAACAAAACAATGTAATAGCACTGCTATCAGAGTTATTTGAAGATTATGAATATCCTAATAACGTGGTCATTAGAAGTGATAATGGCAGTCAATTTATAGCAAAAAAAGTACGTGAATATTTAGGTTTAATCGGAGTCCAACAAGAGTTTACACATATTGCCACACCAGAAGAGAACGCACATATTGAAGCCTATCACGGCATATTAAAAAAAGAAGTTTTTAAAAGGTTCGATTATCAATACTTTGGTGAAATAGAACAGATACTAAAGCGTTACCTGAAATTTTATAACAATAGAAGACTTCACGGCCTATTGGGACGCATAACTCCAATGGAAAAATGGAATGCAGATGAACATCTAATTACTATGAAAAAATTAACAGCTTAA
- a CDS encoding toxin-antitoxin system YwqK family antitoxin: MKTVLKSIFLLIISFSCFSQNSGNKNLNLVFYDVCSDKIIEPEFEVFSMSELNYDYITVYKEIDDWVLQYTTSIKTKNDTIRIPKILFAGGNELHSKLWTYLNCEKVCDGKETDFYENGNKRTEGTYKNGKPIEIKEYRENGTLRAQYFYENLTLNYSRVDYYDENGDLEEYQIYENKKRKTIIKTFDKNGQLTETETEKKYIERNK, encoded by the coding sequence ATGAAAACAGTACTAAAATCAATCTTTCTGCTAATTATAAGCTTCTCGTGTTTTAGCCAAAACAGCGGAAATAAAAACTTGAATTTAGTATTTTATGATGTCTGTTCTGATAAAATAATTGAACCTGAATTTGAAGTTTTCTCAATGTCGGAATTGAATTATGATTACATTACAGTCTATAAGGAAATCGACGATTGGGTACTTCAATACACAACATCAATAAAAACCAAAAATGACACCATTAGAATTCCAAAAATTCTTTTTGCAGGTGGAAACGAATTACATTCAAAACTTTGGACTTATTTGAATTGCGAGAAGGTTTGCGATGGAAAAGAAACAGATTTTTATGAAAACGGAAATAAGCGGACTGAAGGAACGTATAAAAATGGGAAACCGATAGAAATCAAAGAGTACCGAGAAAACGGAACTTTAAGAGCTCAATACTTTTATGAAAATCTGACTCTTAACTATAGTCGTGTTGATTACTACGATGAAAATGGCGATTTGGAAGAATATCAAATTTATGAGAATAAAAAGAGGAAAACGATAATCAAAACATTTGATAAAAACGGACAATTAACTGAAACGGAAACCGAAAAAAAATATATTGAACGGAATAAATAA
- a CDS encoding DUF6266 family protein → MGKISQGILGGLSGKVGNIIGGNWKGIDYIRIKPSSVANPRTEGQVNQRNKFTITLEYLQANKDFVKIGYKSFATKKTEFNAAMSYVLNNAVGGTAPNFTIDYSLALLSRGSLSGVLNGTTDLATPGQVDFGWGDNSAEGNANATDKVMVLVYNPSKKESVYILDGADRTAGSQSVTIPNTYAGDTVELFMAFVSADGSQVSNSVYLGSGTAA, encoded by the coding sequence ATGGGAAAGATTTCACAAGGTATTTTAGGAGGATTATCAGGTAAAGTAGGTAATATTATAGGTGGTAATTGGAAAGGTATTGACTATATAAGAATAAAACCATCTAGTGTAGCAAACCCTAGAACTGAAGGGCAAGTAAATCAACGTAATAAATTTACTATCACGCTGGAATATTTACAAGCAAACAAAGATTTTGTAAAAATTGGTTACAAGTCTTTTGCAACAAAAAAAACAGAGTTTAATGCAGCGATGTCTTATGTGTTAAATAATGCGGTAGGAGGTACGGCACCTAACTTTACGATAGATTATTCATTAGCTCTTTTAAGTAGGGGTTCTTTATCAGGTGTTTTAAATGGCACTACAGATTTAGCAACACCAGGACAAGTGGATTTTGGTTGGGGAGATAACTCGGCAGAGGGTAACGCAAATGCAACAGATAAAGTAATGGTGTTGGTTTACAATCCAAGTAAAAAAGAATCTGTCTATATTTTAGATGGTGCAGACAGAACAGCAGGTTCTCAATCGGTAACAATTCCAAATACCTATGCAGGGGACACAGTAGAGCTATTTATGGCGTTTGTTTCTGCAGATGGTAGTCAAGTATCAAATAGTGTGTATTTAGGCTCTGGTACGGCTGCTTAA
- a CDS encoding AAA family ATPase, with the protein MANKTIEKITFKNFKAFREEQTIDFKNKNVLIYGNNGAGKSSIFWGIYTFLQSSIKTKPEVEKYFRFFDSADATTHQSLRNIFEAQAEDAYIDLTIAQGTQKTTMRISEASINTTGNTDIKLLNTTSDFINYKLLSNFYRDSHKYDVNLWQVFERDIFPYLTDNVTDETILDKIKRITKDVPRSNNGHPTRNNSARKNNYVASVNTLNQELEVLISDIQRFANAIIKEHFFNNEDVVRVNLNFDKQFNFDLIKNKIWEEDKIAERQSKLRIKLVVEQFNPDTSDWISIQRVQSLLNEAQLTRIAIAIRIGALRTRIQDSDCKLLVLDDMLISLDMANRIEVIKMILNKHNKPSLRFFDKFQKVILTHDKGFYNILKNYTNANSWQYYNLSKKENTNEAPKLRNDRSHIEKAQKFLADGEFDSCGNELRKELEAILKNYTDPDFSKDFRPLSERLESAYKKFTQNERRNFEKLFVNKDISVETLKKIETDYQADGTLSDDDKRKLDIIKRELNRYIISQYEIQESKDALFADLKTIMDRILNPSSHSSTTPLYERELEEAIVTIGRIKALLKT; encoded by the coding sequence ATGGCAAATAAAACTATCGAAAAAATAACATTTAAGAACTTCAAGGCATTTAGAGAGGAACAAACTATAGATTTCAAAAATAAAAATGTATTAATCTATGGTAATAATGGAGCTGGTAAGTCATCAATATTTTGGGGTATTTATACCTTTTTGCAAAGCAGTATAAAAACAAAGCCAGAAGTAGAAAAATACTTTAGGTTTTTTGATAGTGCAGATGCTACAACGCACCAATCTTTACGTAACATTTTTGAGGCACAAGCCGAAGATGCTTATATAGATTTAACAATAGCACAAGGCACTCAAAAAACAACAATGCGTATCTCGGAAGCCAGTATAAACACAACTGGTAATACAGACATAAAACTTTTAAATACAACAAGTGATTTCATTAATTACAAACTGTTAAGCAATTTCTACAGAGATTCTCATAAATACGATGTAAATCTTTGGCAAGTATTTGAAAGGGATATTTTTCCTTATTTAACAGATAACGTTACAGATGAAACCATTTTAGACAAAATAAAAAGAATCACAAAAGACGTTCCGAGGTCTAATAATGGTCATCCTACAAGGAATAATAGTGCAAGAAAAAATAATTATGTTGCTTCTGTAAATACTCTTAATCAAGAATTAGAAGTCTTAATTTCAGATATTCAAAGATTTGCTAATGCCATAATCAAAGAACATTTTTTTAACAATGAAGATGTAGTTCGAGTTAATTTAAATTTTGACAAACAGTTCAATTTTGATTTAATCAAAAATAAAATATGGGAAGAGGATAAAATAGCTGAAAGACAAAGTAAACTTCGCATTAAATTAGTAGTTGAGCAATTCAACCCTGATACTTCAGATTGGATTTCAATTCAAAGAGTACAATCGCTATTAAATGAAGCGCAATTAACAAGAATAGCTATAGCAATTCGTATAGGTGCATTAAGAACTCGTATTCAGGATTCAGATTGTAAACTATTGGTGTTAGATGATATGCTTATTAGTTTAGATATGGCAAATAGAATTGAGGTAATAAAAATGATTCTAAACAAACATAATAAACCAAGTTTGAGGTTTTTTGATAAATTCCAAAAAGTAATACTAACACACGATAAAGGTTTCTATAACATTTTAAAAAATTATACCAATGCTAACAGTTGGCAATATTACAATTTAAGCAAAAAAGAAAACACTAACGAAGCACCCAAATTGCGTAATGACAGGTCGCATATAGAAAAAGCTCAAAAGTTTTTAGCAGATGGTGAGTTTGATTCTTGTGGCAATGAATTAAGAAAAGAATTAGAAGCGATTTTAAAAAATTACACAGATCCTGATTTTAGTAAAGATTTTAGACCTCTATCAGAAAGGTTGGAAAGTGCTTATAAAAAGTTCACTCAAAATGAAAGACGTAATTTTGAAAAGCTATTTGTAAACAAAGATATTTCTGTTGAAACACTAAAAAAGATAGAAACAGACTATCAAGCTGATGGTACTTTATCTGATGATGATAAAAGAAAGTTAGATATTATAAAACGAGAATTAAACAGATACATCATCTCACAATACGAAATTCAGGAAAGCAAAGATGCTCTGTTTGCAGATTTGAAAACAATAATGGATAGAATTTTAAATCCATCTTCTCATTCGTCAACGACACCATTGTATGAGCGTGAATTAGAAGAAGCTATAGTTACAATTGGTAGAATTAAAGCTCTATTAAAAACGTAA